The sequence AGAGCTGCAGTCTCGGCGGTAGATGGCAGTGAAGAGTCTGCGAGACGGTCCTGCGCCGATGGCGGCCGTAGCCCGGTTTGCCCGCTGATTCGATCACTGTCAATATTGATGGGTGTCGATTCAAACTGATAGCGGTGACCTTTGTTGTGCACCACTGGTACGGGAACCTCTGACGGAGGACTGGGCCGGGGAGCTGGCTCGGATGTTCAAGGCGATCGGAGACCCGGTGCGCCTACGGATGCTCAGCCTGATCGCCAGCCACGAGGGCGGCGAAAGCTGCGTGTGCGACATCAGCCCGGCCTTCGACCTGTCCCAGCCGACCATCTCGCATCACCTCAAGGTGCTGCGCGAAGCCGGTCTGCTCGACTGCGAACGCCGCGGAACGTGGGTGTACTACCGGGTGATCCCCTCGGCCTTGACCCAGTTGTCGGCCGTGCTGTCCCCGGAACGCGGAGTCGTACCGGGCTCGGACTGCGCCGTCGTCGACAATGCCGCGGAGGCAACGCGATGACCACGACGAACACCGAGCACCCGGCGGTCGTCGGGAAGATGTCGACCCTCGACCGATTCCTGGCCGTGTGGATCGGCGCCGCCATCGTCGTCGGCCTGCTACTGGGCCGGATGATCCCCGGACTCGGTGAAGCATTGAGCTTC comes from Rhodococcus sp. B50 and encodes:
- a CDS encoding ArsR/SmtB family transcription factor, coding for MSIQTDSGDLCCAPLVREPLTEDWAGELARMFKAIGDPVRLRMLSLIASHEGGESCVCDISPAFDLSQPTISHHLKVLREAGLLDCERRGTWVYYRVIPSALTQLSAVLSPERGVVPGSDCAVVDNAAEATR